The DNA sequence GAAaacatttgttatatatatatatatatatatatatatatatatatttacaacgaTAGTTAAATACTGGAGATATATTTTAGGATTTGTCCTCCCGGAATACAGAATCTCTGTTTTAAACAAATCGCTGAGCGATGGCTAACAGTTTGGAATATTCTCCTTCCATTTTGCGCAGATGTGTTGGTATAGGAGCTTTTATTCTTGTTCCTGTGGGGTTTCCGTTCTCTTCAATCAAAACCACGTTATTTGAGTCGAAGCGTGGGGTCATTCGAGCTCCAGGCATCTTGTGACCCACTATGAGAGCTTTTTTCTTCTGTCCTTTAATGGCCAGTAAGACTCTGTCTCCCACTTTACCGATTCCATTCTTGGTGTATACGTGAATGACTTTTGGTGGACGGTGGTGATGGGCATTTCCAAGAGCACTGTTGTCGACCACCCTCACGCGTGTTAACTTCTGAATAGCTGCCACAGCTGATGACACACTGCAGTGAGATGATAATATATGAGATTTGTGGAGAACATGTGAGATCATTACAAGGGATAAATGACGACAAGGCAACCcttttaaacaaaaacagatttaaatgaatgattttagatttgttttcttaATCATTAATGTATCATGTGCTTATATAAAGGTATGGATCCTGTTCACCTGAAAGCCCTCTGCTCTATCAATTtgggcaaaatcactctggacaaCGACAGAGCCATCCTGACCTGAcattaaaaacaagacaaaattaaaagtaatgatatatatatatatatgaattaacgTTTTCTCTAATAATAAAGAGTATACAATGGACACTTCTCGTGTTATTTCACTCCTTCGAGATATCGGTGAAAGCAAGCAATAGAAGCAGGTAATCTCTTTACATTGGTCAAAATGTTCCTGAAAAGTGATATGaaatagtgtaaataaataaCGTTATTAAATACCTGCTCAGATCATTCAAACCACACCAATGTCATGCACACATCTGCGTCCTAAAAAAGCGTCGTTTGCTCTTTTTCTTGTATTGATTCAATGGCAGTGAACTGAGCTCATTCGCGCCACCTGCAGTGCTGGAGGATACATAGATACACCGCTCAgaacttgattttatttattatatatttttttatttatacatagatacatacataattatttacattttaccactaaatacattttttattatttacacaattattatttacacacacCCCAAAAAATaggaatacatttaaatacaattttttatttgttttatcaagTCATgcgtttctttatttatttctgttttgtttatttatttgctttctgCAGGCTTGGGTCTCCATCCATAAGATCAGTGTATATAACAGATGTGAACCTTGATATCACTGGAGCAAGCTTGCTGAAAACATATATAGATGCATATAGAGCAacgagacatttaaaaaaaatgcttttaattaaattatcatttaaaaaataatttgtcgAAGTATAAAAAACTAAAAGATCAGGCTTGCAAGTGACAAGTGAAAGTAAATGCTATGTGTAAGCAAAAGTTCTATATGTCCAGAAATTAAAATCAG is a window from the Carassius gibelio isolate Cgi1373 ecotype wild population from Czech Republic chromosome A13, carGib1.2-hapl.c, whole genome shotgun sequence genome containing:
- the LOC128026752 gene encoding 39S ribosomal protein L14, mitochondrial; the encoded protein is MALSLSRVILPKLIEQRAFSVSSAVAAIQKLTRVRVVDNSALGNAHHHRPPKVIHVYTKNGIGKVGDRVLLAIKGQKKKALIVGHKMPGARMTPRFDSNNVVLIEENGNPTGTRIKAPIPTHLRKMEGEYSKLLAIAQRFV